In Terriglobia bacterium, a single window of DNA contains:
- a CDS encoding TIGR04255 family protein, with the protein MVTRKQCNGASPLAPGGMALASRSLPDFKKPPVVEVAISAFFAPLTGLRTVHFGEFWIANRKQYPKHEDYPPLNESIVELLALPLLPLRRTFMITSDDRYIMQLQQDAFIHNWRKIKDEDEYPHFEAARALFRENFEQFRAFVKNNDLGQMTATRYEVTYVNHLHEADKKYLELLTKDIGLVRLQPATERNLLTAPRSMNADVWFDMPDDQGTLRVSIKQGTRASDNKEVLQVELTSRGKAKSDFSDLDTWLDLAHEWIVRGFAEITTAEAHNKWGRTL; encoded by the coding sequence ATGGTTACAAGAAAACAATGTAATGGAGCTTCCCCCCTTGCTCCGGGAGGAATGGCCTTGGCGTCGAGATCTCTGCCCGATTTTAAGAAGCCTCCCGTCGTTGAGGTTGCAATAAGCGCGTTTTTCGCTCCCCTCACGGGGCTAAGAACAGTCCACTTTGGTGAGTTCTGGATCGCAAATCGAAAGCAGTATCCAAAGCACGAGGACTATCCCCCGCTAAACGAAAGCATTGTCGAATTGCTCGCGCTGCCCCTCTTACCTCTGAGACGCACGTTCATGATTACCAGTGACGACAGATACATAATGCAATTGCAGCAAGATGCTTTCATTCACAATTGGCGGAAAATCAAAGACGAGGACGAATACCCGCACTTCGAAGCAGCACGGGCGTTATTTAGGGAAAACTTTGAGCAATTTCGCGCATTTGTGAAGAACAATGACCTCGGCCAAATGACTGCGACCCGGTACGAAGTTACATACGTGAACCATCTACACGAAGCAGACAAGAAATATCTCGAGTTACTTACCAAGGACATTGGGCTCGTGCGGTTGCAGCCGGCTACTGAGAGAAACCTACTGACGGCGCCGCGATCGATGAACGCTGATGTGTGGTTTGACATGCCAGATGACCAAGGAACCCTGAGAGTTTCTATAAAGCAGGGTACTCGCGCGAGCGATAACAAAGAAGTTCTCCAAGTCGAGTTAACCTCCAGGGGAAAGGCGAAATCTGATTTTTCGGATTTGGACACATGGCTGGATCTTGCCCACGAATGGATTGTGCGTGGGTTTGCGGAAATAACGACGGCCGAAGCCCACAACAAATGGGGGAGAACTCTTTGA
- a CDS encoding tetratricopeptide repeat protein yields the protein MALGFGFNKAKVLASAEKFVQQGKLQNAIAEYEKVIKEDPKDLTVLNTIGDLYARVGHNEQAAHYFRNVADQYAQNGFTVKAIAIYKKLTKISPGNLDNITKLAELYTQQGLFNDARQQFMQVADHLLKAGDNPQAARVFQRILELDPENVHTQSKLADLYMKLGKKEEARNIYFSAAESLHSRGSYDAAEEALGKVLTLDPTNTAALMLRGMIAANSGDNRSAVHYLEQVPDLDSRPDGLQTLLRIKQQSGDAAGMEVIAGKLLTLHNDASGVAAVAQWYTSNNRVNSALKLYDKYADRLVKASPGMLKDALHPLMTRIKDDPQSLALMQSLLQKAGDTSQTAEILELQANACAKKGEFAAARDLYQQLSEMEPENTLHTQNFRQMQAKLGEDSATRILTPEEAAQAFMVEELDQDSAVVQQHYDPPVESALEAALTDAELFVSYNVPMKAIAPLESVLPLAPRDITVNQRLATLYARAERYADAARVCQVLSDVYLELGHSKESAKYLEAHRKYALRAPSGPAAVVPMRSAPPPPPPPPPMPVRPEPERFSPLEIPLSRAPDAHVETAPHVELGVAPEVASPAVGSPEAGAEAASIQEFSFDVAEPLLADHESLPPVSVHEAPVPPPALPVVADFATPTEHAPPVHAHADVEEADQSDEWESMLSVEHEETETVSFHTELEVMPPHAEPDHDLQPDLKPVFAAGKSSTFYAIEDKVQEIQFYISQQMWDEAKTAVLNLAELAPDAPEVTQLMSQVAAGRNRAAAGAPPAPSFAEPGFAEPHFAEPHFEPELAPIDAVVHEPEAPANELQLKEVPVKLSPDDSAVLDIPPEIVPPVAVPPPAPPAAKAPVLQMPPPQAAPPSAAMAGQSTEDILNDFLHDLEQSDLADFVPRPQGQPEQPARWQSTSPGAHAAASVSERAIPVAQNGDMQDAESANVLNDILNELQEETAGAPEPEEDPETHYNLGIAFKEMGLLDEAIGELQKVCHAIDRGHPFSQPVQAYTWLAQCLVDKGAPEAAVRWYQKALTLPGMDSGSRCSVYYDLASAFEASGDKKSALANFMEVYGSNIDFRDVASRIKALKA from the coding sequence ATGGCGCTCGGTTTTGGTTTCAACAAGGCAAAGGTGCTCGCCTCTGCGGAGAAGTTTGTCCAGCAGGGGAAGCTGCAGAACGCCATTGCCGAATACGAAAAGGTCATCAAAGAAGACCCAAAAGACCTGACGGTGCTGAACACCATCGGCGATCTCTACGCGCGGGTGGGGCACAACGAACAGGCTGCGCACTACTTCCGCAACGTCGCCGACCAGTACGCGCAGAACGGCTTCACCGTCAAAGCCATTGCGATTTACAAAAAGCTGACCAAGATCAGTCCGGGGAACCTGGACAACATCACCAAGCTCGCCGAGCTTTACACCCAGCAGGGCCTCTTTAACGACGCTCGCCAGCAGTTCATGCAGGTGGCCGACCATCTGCTCAAGGCGGGCGACAATCCGCAGGCCGCGCGGGTCTTCCAGAGAATCCTGGAGCTGGACCCGGAGAACGTGCATACCCAGTCCAAGCTGGCCGACCTGTACATGAAGCTGGGGAAAAAGGAAGAAGCGCGCAACATCTATTTCTCCGCCGCGGAATCGCTCCATTCCCGCGGGTCGTACGACGCAGCCGAGGAAGCCCTGGGCAAAGTCCTTACCCTCGATCCCACCAACACCGCCGCGCTGATGCTGCGGGGAATGATTGCCGCCAATTCCGGCGACAACCGTTCCGCCGTCCACTACCTGGAGCAGGTGCCGGACCTGGATTCGCGTCCGGACGGCCTGCAAACTTTGCTCCGCATCAAACAGCAATCGGGCGACGCCGCGGGCATGGAAGTCATCGCCGGAAAGTTGCTCACTTTGCACAACGACGCGAGCGGCGTGGCCGCCGTGGCGCAGTGGTACACCAGCAACAATCGCGTGAACAGCGCCCTCAAGCTCTATGACAAGTACGCGGACCGCCTGGTCAAGGCCAGCCCGGGCATGCTCAAGGACGCCTTGCATCCGCTGATGACCCGCATCAAGGACGATCCGCAGTCCCTCGCCCTGATGCAGAGCCTGTTGCAGAAGGCCGGAGACACGTCGCAAACCGCTGAGATCCTGGAGCTGCAAGCCAATGCCTGCGCGAAGAAGGGCGAGTTCGCCGCGGCCCGCGACCTCTACCAGCAACTCTCTGAGATGGAGCCGGAGAACACGCTGCACACCCAGAATTTCCGCCAGATGCAAGCCAAGCTGGGCGAAGATTCCGCCACGCGCATCCTTACGCCGGAGGAAGCCGCCCAGGCGTTCATGGTGGAAGAGCTGGACCAGGATTCCGCGGTGGTGCAGCAGCATTACGATCCGCCGGTGGAAAGCGCCCTGGAAGCCGCGTTGACGGACGCCGAGCTGTTCGTCTCTTACAACGTTCCCATGAAGGCCATTGCGCCGCTGGAATCCGTGTTGCCGCTGGCCCCGCGTGACATCACGGTGAACCAGCGCCTGGCCACTCTTTATGCCCGCGCCGAACGCTACGCGGATGCCGCGCGCGTCTGCCAGGTGCTGAGTGACGTTTACCTGGAACTTGGCCACAGCAAGGAATCGGCAAAATATCTGGAAGCGCACCGCAAGTACGCGCTCCGCGCGCCGTCCGGACCCGCCGCCGTGGTCCCGATGCGCAGCGCGCCGCCGCCACCTCCACCGCCTCCGCCCATGCCGGTCAGGCCTGAACCGGAAAGGTTCTCGCCGCTGGAGATACCATTGAGCCGCGCGCCGGACGCGCACGTGGAGACCGCTCCGCACGTAGAGCTCGGAGTTGCGCCAGAGGTTGCTTCGCCCGCTGTGGGTTCTCCTGAAGCCGGCGCCGAAGCCGCGTCCATCCAGGAATTTTCGTTTGACGTTGCTGAGCCTCTCCTCGCCGATCATGAATCGTTGCCTCCGGTTTCCGTACATGAGGCGCCCGTCCCGCCGCCCGCGTTGCCGGTTGTGGCTGACTTCGCGACGCCGACCGAACATGCGCCGCCCGTGCACGCGCATGCGGACGTGGAAGAAGCTGATCAGTCCGACGAATGGGAGAGCATGCTCTCCGTGGAACACGAGGAAACGGAGACAGTTTCCTTCCACACGGAGCTGGAGGTCATGCCGCCGCATGCGGAGCCTGATCATGATCTGCAACCCGACCTGAAGCCGGTGTTCGCCGCCGGAAAATCCAGCACCTTCTACGCCATTGAAGACAAAGTCCAGGAAATTCAGTTCTACATCTCGCAACAGATGTGGGACGAAGCCAAAACCGCCGTCCTCAACCTGGCCGAGCTCGCGCCGGACGCCCCGGAAGTCACCCAGCTCATGTCCCAGGTTGCTGCGGGACGCAACCGGGCCGCAGCCGGCGCTCCGCCCGCCCCAAGCTTTGCTGAACCGGGCTTTGCCGAACCACATTTTGCAGAACCTCACTTTGAACCGGAGCTGGCGCCGATAGACGCCGTGGTCCATGAACCCGAAGCGCCGGCGAATGAACTGCAATTAAAAGAAGTGCCGGTGAAACTGTCGCCGGACGATTCGGCGGTCCTGGATATTCCGCCTGAAATAGTTCCGCCAGTCGCCGTTCCGCCGCCGGCTCCGCCCGCGGCCAAAGCGCCGGTGTTGCAGATGCCGCCGCCTCAAGCCGCGCCGCCTTCGGCCGCGATGGCCGGGCAATCCACCGAAGACATTCTCAACGACTTCCTGCACGACCTGGAACAATCCGATCTGGCGGATTTTGTTCCGCGCCCGCAAGGCCAGCCGGAGCAGCCCGCCCGCTGGCAAAGCACGTCGCCGGGTGCGCACGCCGCGGCTTCAGTTTCAGAACGCGCCATACCAGTCGCGCAAAACGGCGACATGCAGGACGCCGAATCCGCCAACGTGCTCAATGACATCCTCAATGAGCTGCAGGAAGAAACGGCCGGCGCTCCGGAGCCGGAAGAAGATCCGGAAACCCACTACAACCTGGGCATCGCGTTCAAGGAAATGGGACTGCTCGATGAAGCCATCGGCGAACTGCAAAAAGTCTGCCACGCCATTGACCGCGGCCATCCCTTCTCGCAGCCGGTGCAGGCCTACACCTGGCTGGCGCAGTGCCTGGTGGACAAAGGCGCGCCCGAAGCCGCCGTGCGCTGGTACCAGAAAGCCCTCACCCTGCCGGGCATGGATTCCGGCAGCCGTTGCTCGGTTTACTATGATCTGGCGTCGGCCTTTGAGGCTTCCGGCGACAAGAAGTCCGCGCTGGCCAATTTCATGGAAGTCTACGGCTCCAACATTGATTTCCGCGACGTGGCCAGCCGCATCAAGGCCTTGAAAGCGTAG
- a CDS encoding DUF4129 domain-containing protein yields MKHRAARITVLLAVCVLLCPARADSAKTISMNEYRAQLSELENKIESLEKLPEAAAGIQTALPDNVKVATSRGEVEVRYRALKNDLAAFSSGDATRRPALLLHLRGYVHALGTEAEAYDQPGDSSAARKKLDTILARKEFSRVHGPSAFDLWVDRVLRWLGRLLGRMRTPGQATWTVLQVIVYGLAAAALGTLLIWTILRLARPAPEDGPREIIPFSPSAKGWRTWLAEARAFAQQQDWANAIHLAYWAGISFLEENGAWKPNRARTPREYLRLLGAWTPQHPPLAALTRKFEVVWYGHRPAGEPDFQETLSELERLGCR; encoded by the coding sequence ATGAAACACCGCGCTGCACGGATCACCGTTCTCCTGGCTGTCTGCGTTCTTCTTTGCCCGGCCCGGGCGGACTCAGCCAAGACCATCTCCATGAACGAATATCGCGCCCAGCTCAGCGAACTGGAAAACAAGATTGAGTCGCTGGAAAAACTTCCGGAAGCTGCGGCCGGAATCCAAACTGCTCTGCCTGACAACGTGAAAGTTGCCACCAGCCGAGGCGAGGTGGAAGTCAGATATCGCGCCTTGAAGAACGATCTGGCAGCTTTCTCCAGTGGAGACGCCACGCGCCGGCCGGCCTTGTTGCTGCACCTCCGCGGCTACGTCCATGCGCTGGGGACGGAGGCGGAAGCCTATGACCAGCCGGGTGACTCCAGCGCGGCGCGCAAAAAACTGGACACGATCCTGGCGCGGAAGGAATTCAGCCGCGTCCACGGCCCAAGCGCGTTTGACCTTTGGGTGGACCGAGTGCTGCGCTGGTTGGGGCGGCTCTTGGGCCGCATGCGTACACCCGGTCAGGCTACGTGGACGGTGTTGCAGGTCATCGTTTATGGTCTGGCCGCCGCGGCCCTGGGCACGTTGCTGATATGGACCATCCTTCGCCTGGCGCGGCCGGCGCCAGAAGATGGGCCGCGGGAGATCATCCCATTTTCGCCTTCGGCCAAAGGCTGGCGCACGTGGCTGGCGGAGGCCCGCGCGTTTGCCCAGCAACAGGACTGGGCCAATGCCATCCACTTGGCGTATTGGGCGGGGATTTCCTTTCTGGAAGAGAACGGGGCGTGGAAGCCGAATCGCGCTCGCACACCGCGCGAGTATTTGCGGCTGTTGGGCGCATGGACGCCGCAGCATCCGCCGCTGGCCGCGCTAACCCGCAAGTTTGAGGTGGTCTGGTACGGCCATCGCCCGGCGGGCGAGCCCGATTTTCAGGAAACTCTCAGCGAATTGGAGAGACTCGGGTGCCGCTGA
- a CDS encoding DUF4350 domain-containing protein: MPLNIAKSDRRLLMWAGLIIFPIIVALALAPRNEEESGVPSSYSAQSRGAKAAFLLLQESGYNAERWDDPPGDLRPDAAGTVLVMAFPFREPTPEDKNALVGYLSRGGKILITGTTVGRFLPQAEVENEPLPSLKSKEYQPQLLTSLTRGGAVEMSPAAYWKNSSTNYLVHYADGDRPIVVSYQYGKGQVTWWGATGPLTNAGIRNSGNMALFLNSVGEAGHVHVFWDEYFHGSRGSLGSYVAATPIKYGLLQGLFVFLALLLTYSRRNGPIHPAQETSRLSPLEFVETLGGLYRRARATSAALEVPYARFRSIATRRLGLPSDVPVDALASAIQTRLGYKDAGLADLLHRVEGTVGRYDLKEDDVLELVQELSRHMIALKFVAEDDLLRKNN, from the coding sequence GTGCCGCTGAACATCGCCAAGAGCGACCGTCGTTTGCTCATGTGGGCCGGCCTCATCATTTTCCCCATCATCGTTGCTTTGGCGCTGGCGCCCCGAAATGAAGAAGAGTCTGGCGTACCCAGCTCGTATTCGGCGCAGTCGCGCGGCGCGAAAGCGGCTTTCCTCCTGTTGCAGGAATCAGGCTACAACGCTGAACGCTGGGATGATCCGCCCGGCGATTTGCGGCCAGACGCCGCAGGGACCGTCCTGGTGATGGCTTTTCCTTTTCGCGAACCGACCCCTGAAGACAAGAACGCTCTGGTTGGATATTTGAGCCGCGGCGGCAAAATTCTAATCACCGGCACAACGGTGGGCAGGTTCCTGCCGCAAGCAGAAGTCGAAAATGAACCTCTGCCATCGCTGAAAAGCAAGGAGTATCAGCCCCAGTTGCTGACGTCGTTGACGCGCGGCGGCGCGGTGGAGATGTCACCCGCGGCCTATTGGAAGAACTCATCCACCAATTATCTGGTCCATTATGCTGACGGCGACCGGCCCATCGTGGTGTCCTATCAATACGGCAAGGGCCAAGTGACGTGGTGGGGCGCAACCGGGCCGCTGACCAACGCCGGCATCCGCAATTCCGGCAATATGGCGCTGTTCTTGAACTCTGTGGGCGAAGCCGGTCACGTGCATGTTTTCTGGGACGAATACTTTCACGGATCGCGCGGATCGCTGGGGAGCTACGTGGCGGCCACTCCGATCAAGTACGGGCTGCTGCAGGGCCTGTTTGTTTTTCTGGCCCTGCTGCTGACGTATTCACGGCGCAATGGACCCATTCATCCAGCACAGGAAACATCGCGGCTTTCGCCGCTGGAGTTTGTCGAAACGCTGGGCGGGCTTTACCGCCGCGCGCGCGCTACCAGCGCCGCGCTGGAAGTGCCCTACGCGCGTTTTCGCAGCATCGCCACACGGCGGCTGGGGTTGCCCAGTGACGTTCCCGTGGACGCGCTGGCGTCCGCCATTCAAACCCGCCTCGGCTACAAAGACGCCGGGCTGGCTGACCTCCTGCACCGCGTTGAAGGCACGGTGGGGCGTTACGATTTGAAGGAAGATGACGTGCTGGAATTAGTGCAGGAACTCAGCCGGCATATGATCGCGCTCAAGTTTGTTGCAGAAGATGACTTGTTGCGCAAGAACAATTGA
- a CDS encoding MoxR family ATPase codes for MQNVSRVLTHGRTELAKVIVGQEELINHCLLTILCGGHALLEGVPGIAKTLVIKCFARLFELEFRRVQCTSDLMPADIIGSNVLNLSTSVFSLHRGPLFTDLLLADEINRMPPRTQAALLEAMEERQITIDGATHKLTEFFTVFATQNPIEFEGTYPLPEAQLDRFLLKIKIGYPDAAQEVTILQNHHQGFDSHNLDAVNIAVLPTDVLAQARAEVRNTTVQPALFQYIVEIVRRTRDWPALAMGASPRAAISLLMVAKAMAALEARDYLIPDDVKSAAMPVLRHRVMMKPEAELEGLDSDRALAEIIGSVAVPK; via the coding sequence ATGCAGAACGTGTCCCGGGTGCTCACGCACGGACGAACCGAACTGGCCAAAGTCATTGTTGGGCAGGAAGAACTGATCAACCACTGCCTGCTTACCATTTTGTGCGGCGGCCACGCGCTGCTGGAAGGCGTCCCCGGCATCGCCAAGACGCTGGTCATCAAATGCTTTGCCCGGCTTTTCGAGTTGGAATTCCGGCGCGTGCAATGCACGTCAGACCTGATGCCGGCGGACATTATCGGCAGCAACGTGCTGAACCTTTCCACCAGCGTGTTCTCGCTGCACCGCGGGCCGCTGTTCACTGATCTGCTGCTGGCCGACGAGATCAACCGCATGCCTCCGCGCACACAGGCCGCGCTGCTGGAAGCCATGGAAGAACGCCAGATCACCATTGACGGCGCTACCCACAAGCTCACGGAGTTTTTCACCGTGTTCGCCACGCAGAACCCAATCGAGTTTGAAGGCACCTATCCTCTGCCGGAAGCGCAATTGGACCGCTTCCTGTTGAAGATCAAAATCGGCTATCCCGATGCCGCGCAGGAAGTCACCATCCTGCAGAACCATCATCAGGGCTTTGATTCGCATAATTTGGACGCCGTCAACATCGCGGTGCTGCCCACCGACGTGCTGGCCCAGGCCCGCGCGGAAGTCCGGAACACCACCGTGCAGCCGGCGCTGTTTCAGTACATCGTGGAGATTGTGCGGCGCACGCGCGATTGGCCCGCGCTGGCCATGGGCGCAAGCCCGCGCGCGGCCATCAGCCTGTTGATGGTGGCCAAGGCCATGGCGGCGCTGGAAGCCCGCGACTATCTCATCCCGGACGACGTGAAGTCCGCGGCCATGCCGGTGTTGCGCCATCGCGTGATGATGAAGCCGGAAGCCGAACTGGAAGGCCTGGACAGCGACCGCGCGCTGGCGGAGATCATCGGCTCAGTAGCGGTGCCCAAGTAA
- a CDS encoding PIN domain-containing protein codes for MGVILDSTVLVAKERQGNSARQALTAVSSHIGDTEIAISAITLLELAHGAARANTPERKATRQQFIEDLLKAIPVYPVSVAIAIRAGQMDGENQARGVRLPLSDLLIAVTALEAGYSVATVNVRHFRLIPNLDVIQF; via the coding sequence ATGGGAGTAATTCTCGACTCGACGGTCCTGGTCGCGAAAGAGCGCCAGGGCAACAGTGCACGACAGGCTCTGACTGCCGTTTCTTCCCACATTGGCGATACAGAAATTGCGATATCGGCGATAACCCTGTTGGAACTAGCTCATGGGGCGGCCCGCGCCAATACGCCGGAGCGAAAAGCGACGCGTCAACAGTTTATCGAGGATCTGTTGAAGGCAATCCCGGTTTATCCCGTCTCAGTGGCAATCGCTATCCGAGCGGGACAAATGGACGGGGAGAACCAAGCTCGCGGAGTCCGACTTCCACTCTCAGACCTGTTGATTGCTGTGACGGCGCTTGAAGCAGGGTACAGTGTGGCCACCGTTAATGTCCGTCATTTTCGTCTGATCCCGAACCTTGACGTAATCCAATTCTGA
- a CDS encoding DUF58 domain-containing protein — translation MANPRETALAPPPLIVQARRTRRMAWGFGPRFFLVVILGVLWAVPAFWDKRFLLVMAAWDLCALMAWAVDLARLPKPKQLLVQRSWAGPPSLSNDVDVELEVQNFGRAYLECRVVDDVPPSLRNAPPKVEIKVAAQSAGSAKYTVRPLERGDVALGAAYLNYRSGARFAERWARADLAQKIRVYPDLEDAKRHNMYLVRARQIELEKRLIRQRGVGREFESLREYQPGDEFRNICWTATARRGKHVTKLYQVERSQAVWLVMDAGRLLRARVGELSKLDLAVNAALSLAQIALYSGDRVGVLVYGRNIQQRVPLGRGLSHMRVVLEALASAHEEPAEADHLRAAAALLQMQKQRSLIIWVTDLADTSMTPEVIESASRVLSKHLLLFSVIAQTDLLALANRYPQDSEEMFEVAAAQELVHRRETLISRVRNKGALALEISPNKLTTALVNQYLKVKERNLI, via the coding sequence ATGGCGAATCCCAGAGAAACCGCGCTGGCGCCCCCGCCGTTGATCGTGCAGGCCCGCCGCACCCGGCGGATGGCCTGGGGATTTGGACCACGCTTTTTCCTGGTGGTCATTCTGGGAGTGTTGTGGGCCGTGCCAGCGTTCTGGGACAAGCGGTTCCTCCTGGTGATGGCGGCGTGGGACCTGTGCGCGCTGATGGCCTGGGCTGTGGACTTGGCGCGTCTGCCTAAACCGAAACAACTGTTGGTGCAGCGATCGTGGGCCGGACCGCCTTCGCTCAGCAACGATGTGGACGTAGAGCTGGAAGTCCAGAACTTTGGCCGCGCCTATCTGGAGTGCCGCGTCGTGGACGACGTGCCTCCGTCACTTCGTAATGCCCCGCCGAAAGTAGAGATCAAAGTCGCCGCACAGTCAGCGGGGTCGGCGAAGTACACCGTGCGTCCGCTGGAGCGCGGCGACGTTGCGCTGGGCGCGGCGTACCTGAACTATCGCAGCGGAGCGCGTTTTGCCGAGCGCTGGGCGCGCGCCGACCTGGCGCAGAAAATCCGCGTCTATCCTGACCTGGAAGACGCCAAGCGCCACAACATGTATCTGGTGCGCGCGCGGCAGATTGAGCTGGAGAAACGCCTGATCCGCCAGCGCGGCGTGGGACGCGAGTTTGAAAGCCTGCGCGAATACCAGCCGGGCGACGAGTTCCGCAACATCTGCTGGACGGCCACCGCCCGCCGCGGCAAACACGTGACCAAGCTCTACCAGGTGGAACGCAGTCAGGCCGTGTGGCTGGTGATGGACGCCGGCCGCTTGCTGCGCGCGCGCGTGGGCGAGCTGAGCAAACTGGACTTGGCGGTGAACGCCGCGCTGTCGCTGGCGCAGATTGCGCTCTACTCCGGCGACCGCGTCGGCGTGCTGGTTTACGGCCGCAACATACAGCAGCGCGTGCCTCTGGGACGCGGCCTCTCCCACATGCGCGTGGTCCTGGAAGCGCTGGCGTCAGCCCACGAAGAACCCGCGGAAGCCGACCATCTTCGCGCTGCGGCGGCGCTACTGCAGATGCAGAAGCAGCGCTCGCTGATTATCTGGGTCACCGATTTGGCGGACACCTCCATGACGCCGGAGGTGATTGAGAGCGCGTCGCGGGTTTTGTCCAAACACCTGCTGCTGTTTTCGGTGATCGCCCAGACTGACCTGCTGGCGCTGGCCAATCGCTATCCACAAGACTCCGAAGAAATGTTCGAAGTGGCGGCGGCCCAGGAACTGGTCCATCGACGGGAAACGCTGATCAGCCGCGTGCGCAACAAAGGCGCGCTGGCGCTGGAAATTTCTCCCAACAAACTGACCACGGCGCTGGTAAACCAGTATTTGAAGGTGAAGGAGAGGAATTTGATTTAG
- a CDS encoding RDD family protein: MDKLTIDTPEQVHLEFMLAGVGSRFMAVFLDTLIQVVAFVVLLILLLIFSGGASIFGSKYPVWVTAIFILCIFTIYWGYYAIFEIVWKGQTPGKRWAGIRVIKDSGRPINAFEAIARNLVRIVDYMPGFYGVGVVTMLLNEKHRRLGDYVAGTLVVHESSDRESQVFFNTPAGMDFAIPQAAQLTLQEAELIETFLARRLDIPGNVRWQNARQIAEMISARLNIPPESRPAGDEQFLELLVREFRNRAKYR, translated from the coding sequence GTGGACAAGCTTACCATTGATACTCCGGAGCAAGTGCATCTGGAGTTCATGCTGGCCGGGGTCGGCAGCCGCTTCATGGCGGTCTTTCTGGATACCTTGATCCAGGTGGTGGCCTTCGTTGTTTTGCTCATTCTGCTCCTGATCTTTTCCGGCGGCGCGTCCATCTTTGGATCCAAGTATCCGGTGTGGGTCACGGCCATCTTCATCCTTTGCATCTTCACTATTTACTGGGGTTACTACGCGATCTTTGAAATCGTGTGGAAAGGGCAGACGCCGGGAAAACGCTGGGCGGGAATCCGCGTGATCAAAGATTCCGGCCGGCCCATCAACGCATTTGAGGCCATTGCCCGCAACCTGGTCCGGATTGTTGACTACATGCCCGGATTTTACGGAGTGGGCGTGGTGACCATGCTGCTGAACGAAAAGCATCGCCGCCTGGGCGACTACGTTGCCGGAACGCTGGTGGTGCATGAGAGCTCTGACCGCGAATCTCAGGTTTTTTTCAACACTCCCGCCGGCATGGACTTCGCCATTCCTCAGGCGGCGCAACTCACGTTGCAGGAAGCCGAGCTGATTGAAACTTTTCTGGCGCGCCGGCTGGATATTCCCGGCAACGTCCGCTGGCAAAACGCGCGGCAGATCGCAGAAATGATCAGCGCGCGGCTGAACATTCCGCCGGAGTCGCGTCCCGCGGGCGACGAGCAATTCCTGGAGCTGCTGGTGCGGGAGTTCAGGAACCGGGCCAAATATCGTTAA
- a CDS encoding stage II sporulation protein M: protein MISTYWLEKRQSHWTRLERLLDQGAGQGLKSLTRLELQELGLLYRQAAADLSTLREDPSGKSYARSLNLLLARAHNTIYAGQKSSPWSIVRFYRYTYPQIFRRNLYLINTAFLLFVVGGLAGMLLSITQPEFMHLFLGPRMMESIDHHKMWTDSVVAVKPLASSAIMTNNLGVSFFAFAFGITAGIGTVYMMVFNGVLIGVIGVACWLGGMSLSLWSFVAPHGVLELPAIFIAGGAGLRIAQGMLFPGWLPRRDSLAKAGGEAVRLLLGTVPTLIVAGMIEGFFSPSAYPPALKFAVAGMVGAIFFGYLFFCARGGEESREALSTP from the coding sequence ATGATCTCCACGTACTGGCTGGAAAAGCGGCAAAGCCACTGGACCCGCCTGGAACGCCTGCTGGACCAGGGCGCCGGCCAGGGACTGAAGTCGCTGACCCGGCTGGAACTGCAGGAGCTTGGGTTACTTTACCGCCAGGCGGCTGCCGATCTTTCCACGCTGCGCGAAGATCCCAGCGGGAAATCCTATGCCCGCTCTTTGAATCTTCTCCTGGCGCGCGCCCACAATACCATCTATGCCGGACAAAAATCGAGCCCCTGGAGCATCGTCCGGTTCTATCGTTATACCTATCCGCAAATCTTCCGCCGCAATCTATACCTCATCAACACAGCGTTCTTGTTGTTTGTAGTTGGCGGGCTGGCGGGAATGTTGTTGTCCATTACCCAGCCGGAATTCATGCACCTGTTTCTGGGCCCGCGGATGATGGAGAGCATTGATCACCACAAAATGTGGACGGACTCAGTCGTCGCCGTGAAACCCCTGGCGTCGAGCGCCATCATGACCAACAACCTGGGCGTGTCTTTCTTTGCGTTTGCATTCGGCATCACTGCTGGCATCGGGACCGTCTACATGATGGTATTCAACGGCGTGTTGATCGGCGTGATTGGCGTCGCATGCTGGCTGGGAGGCATGAGTCTCTCCCTGTGGAGCTTTGTCGCGCCACACGGCGTGCTGGAACTGCCCGCCATCTTCATTGCCGGCGGCGCCGGACTGCGCATCGCCCAGGGCATGCTCTTCCCCGGCTGGCTGCCGCGTCGCGACTCGCTGGCTAAAGCCGGTGGCGAAGCCGTTCGTCTCCTGCTGGGCACGGTGCCGACGCTGATCGTCGCCGGGATGATTGAAGGCTTCTTCTCACCGTCAGCGTATCCGCCAGCGCTGAAGTTTGCTGTGGCGGGGATGGTAGGCGCGATTTTCTTTGGGTATCTGTTCTTTTGTGCGAGAGGCGGGGAGGAAAGCCGGGAGGCTCTCAGCACACCTTAA